DNA from Babylonia areolata isolate BAREFJ2019XMU chromosome 32, ASM4173473v1, whole genome shotgun sequence:
acacaacacacacacagccctccttcATCTTACCTGAGTTAATGAAAAAGAAGAACCTTGTCATGTTTTCACCGACCCCTGACCAATCACATTTTGAGCAGGGGAGGGTATCACAACTCCTGAAATGGTTACTGCCCTTGGTCCGTTGCTGACAGCTGCACAACACAATCCACTGTTTTATGATGTGTATGCACACTGTTTGTGCCACCACATTTGAAACTTGAAAGAGATTATACATAACTGTTACACTAAAATAACACTAATAATGCAAATAGTGACAATACTAATATATGCTTTgttttattatcaatatcatctccatacaaatacacatatttCATCCCACCACACATTTGAAACAGATGTTGAAGGAGATGATACATAATcagaaataatactaataattctaataataataacactaataatagcATGTCATGGGGAAATGGCCCTACTGCCTTGGgaaggttaaaaaacaaaacaaaaaacaaacaaatccttaAAAGCTGAGGGTACTAGTAAATCCCAATAAAATCTAAAGTGGAACCCCGAAGGCAGCTTTTCAATGAATTCCCTCATTGATCTGGCAGCTCTAGGCATTTCTTGCAGTCATGGTAATGGTTTGGATGAAATGTCTTGTGTCCCTCCTGGCTGGAGTCCACAGGAGGGCGAGTTATGGGCAGCCCACAGATTCTTCTATTCACtttaaacagaaatgaaaaacaaaaaaaacaaaacaacaaaaaaaaaccaaacccaaagaaaaccaaccaatcaCAGCAATATGAAGACATAACATACAAGACACAATAATACTTTGTTATCTCTAAAAGGAGAAATTGCCGACATGTTTGCTGACAAAAAGGTAACATATACATTAGGATGATTAGCTTAACAGAACACAAAGTCCGTCCATACTCCCACATTCTAACATGAACACTCATTCATAATAAACATATAATATTTGCCCAACACACCGAAGGTTACAAcccagtaaaaaaaattaaaaaaacagcgCAGAACCACTAACCTCTACCAGGCGTCGCTGATGAGCATCGACTCTCCAAGCCACGCCTAAGCGCCCTCTGTGACCTTCCTGTTCCACTAACTGGCAGTTCTGCAGACGAACAGTCCCCATTCACCGCTGAACGCAAAGACTCCAAACTGGAGCTCGCAGCCCTTTTTGCCGACAACCTTGTTTTCAAACTATCACTGGAGCCATTCCCTTTTCCTTTGGCACCTGAGCTGGAAACTGGAGTCTCCTTTTCTGACACTAAAGGTTTTGTCGACTTTGCGTGCTGCAGGACAGCAGATGCAGAGGACAACTGTTGCTCCTCAGACTGCGTACAAGCCGATGATTTTTGTGACGTGGCATCGGCCAAAGTCTGATCAGCGCTGATGTTTGATTCTGCACCGGGCAAAGCCTGACTCTCTGGAAGGGTTGGCTGCTCCTCGGCGGTCGTCAGTTCCAAGCACAGTTTGCCAGATTCACTGCTGTTGTCCTTGCAGGGGCCCAGGTTCGGGTCCAGGTCTGTGTGGGAAGCCTCCATGTTGTCTGCTGCTGGCTGTGATGCTGCCTCAGGCTCCGCCTCCTGGGGGTGGGGCTGTGAGGTGACTGGAGGTGGCTGCAGGGGGGTGAAGAACTGGGTGGGGAATGTCTGGGCCAAGGTGGGGTCTACTGCTGTCACCTGGtgcaccccccgacacacacagaggggtggaaaCAGAAGGTGAAGCATTACTGGTAAGATCATCAAACTGAACTTCCTCAGCAAAaaagtactgcattgtattgtgttgcattgatatatattgtattgtatcttatcgCAATGGATTgctctgtattgtgctgtactgtgatgcgcaatgttttgtatttcattgtactgcattgtattgtattatattgttactttttgtcacaacagatgtgtgtgtgtgtgtgtgtgtgtgtgtgtgtgtgagtgtgaaattcagactgctcttcccccagggagagcacactGCCAtggtgcagcaccacctttttttccccctatctgcaagtgtatctgCTGCACTACTAAAGTgggtatttttctacagaatttttgccagagacaaccctcttgttgccataggttcttttacatgctcagAGTGCATTCAGCAAATGGGACTTCAGTTTACTgcctgatttgaaaaaaaacttgaaaccagaccaccacttaagttcTAGTGGATGGGAAAGAGGTCAGTAAATATCctggtccatatatatatatatatatatatatatatatatatatatacattgtatatatatgggatttgaacccatgGACACTTATTAATGTtactattaatattatcattactgctgcttacagtccagccgaccacacagggccatacgACTGCCCATTTACACTAATGTCCAACCGTGTTAAACacaactgtcacaaacacacacacaaaattaagatAAATGTACAATACatggttcatgacacattatcttaaccatttagctgAGGACATCAGCCATCCCTCTTAATTTATCACCTCCAGATTTCATAAAAATcgcaaaacaggaaaaaaacaatacttcatagcgaaacaaaaaatacacaaaaaaggccatataggcaaatgacactgcagaatggaaagctagtgtccatcccagtgtttacaatttcagtATCTGACTgccaaagcaaaacagcacaaataGTACATCACAGAATGCAAAAGAGAATTTGTGTCAAGCTTGCTCGTAAAACAGAAAggagaatggactgggaaggcagaaaaaggagacaacattgaaggaagaaaaaaggcagaaataaagaaagcaacagaaaagacttctagcacagaatttccagaaggcagggatgcaatttatactgaaagacccctggcatcccaCAGGGAACCGTTGACACTTTCTTCCAAGTTGGGCACATTTACCACCTGGCCACTGCTCCACAAAATGTACTCTCATCTGGTAGCTCACCTCATAATTATCAGCTAACCACACCTGCTGACACTCACCTGGTGAGGAATGCAACCTTGCAGCTGTTGAAACACCAGCTGCTGCAGCTGCAGCGTTTGCAGTTGCTGCAGCTGTAGGCTGTTGAGGCTGTTCCACATCTGCTGGATCCCCAATGGAGTCAACGCCACGGGACCAAGTTGGGACAAGTCCGGAACTGTGCCGGTGGACTGCGCCACTGTGGGCACAAACACCTGTGTCGTATTGCATAGCTTGTCGACGGGATTCAACGCATTTGGAGGATTCACTAGCTGCATCAACGGCATCCCTGCTCCAGGTAAAACTaacacctgctgctgctgctgctgttgctgcgtgTGGCCGTCGCTGGCGATGGGGATTGTCTGAGCTGTGGTGGCATtgtcgccccctccacccccactgtcTTTGTCCAAGTTGAACTCCTGCtcgtcaccaccctcccccccacagtcTCTGTTGCTTAGCGGTTCATCCTCAATatgtttctcctcctccgtcgCGCCCGCATCGGTCTCCGTTTCGCATGAGTCGTCCATGACTTTTTCTCCTGACGGAAAGTCTGCAGTTTTTGTAGTTgtggagaggtgggagggtggtggaggctgGACTAAGGGGTTGGCAATCAGCAAGGGGTTGGTCAAAGCCGCAGCTGCCACGGCCGGGAGAGCAAGTGCATTGAGGAACTGAGCAGTGGCTTGTTGTTGCTGGGCAACCAGGGTAGGGGTCGTGGCCGGTGCCGCAGCGGCGGGGATGACCTGAGTCAAGCTGGAGGTCACACTCGTCACCATGGGTAATGAGAGTGGGGGCATGGCTGTGTTGAGCCCCAGGATCGATGGCAGAAGGTTGTTAAGCATGATTgcctctcctcctccgccaccgttaccccctgcccctcctccctcgtTTCCGGCTGTACACTGGCCCAACTGCTGCCCCTGGTTTGGGTTCACGGTCTGTTGGGCAAGCGCCTGGTTCATGGTTTGGGTCAGGCCCTGGTTGACCGCCGTCTGGGTCAGACCCTGGTTCATGGTTTGGGCCAGGGCTTGGTTCATGGTTTGGGTCAGACCCGTTTGAGCCAGGCCCGGGGTCATGTTCTGCACcaggttctgaaccagtccctgGCCCTGCACTGCCCCCAAGGCTGTGGGAGGGGCGGTCGCGGCTGTCAAGTTCTGCACTGGACCCAAGTTGCCCGGGAAACCGGGGGCGATGTTCTGCCCCAGGTTCTGAGCCACATTTATGGCATGGTGGGTGGCTGTATTGGAGAGGTTGTGCTGAGGCAGGTGGTGGATCGTGGAACCCCCTCCTCCAGCTTTCAGTGGCATCGACGGGGAGAAGGAGCCTGGGGTGGTTCCCATAGCAGCCCCACCTGGCGACAACCCAGCCACAGAGTCGCCCATACTCGTCAGAAACTTTGGGGAAAGGTTCAACGACTTGCTGACGTTCATGCCTAATGAAACATTGGCCACCAGGTTTCCTGACAGGTCCACGGAGATTCCTTGCACAGGTTCCGCCCCCAGGCCGACTAGCTGTTGATTGACAGGCAGGAGGACGTTGAGGGGGAAGCCTTGCACTGCTGCTGGCATTCCGGTCACCCCCGGCGCCAGAACGGCTCCATTTTGAATCTGATTGGCCGGGAGCATGCCCGTGGTCATCACGTTCCCTCCTGACCCAATCTGAATGGGTAACGTTCCTGCTTGGTTGATGTTTGATACCCCAGCAGAGTTCACTCCCATGAAACCGGCAGCGGCGATCATGGCTGCCGCTGTCTTGGCACTTGAATCGGCGGTGGACGATGATTccacttgctgctgttgttgttgctgctgctgctgctgttgttgtaactgttgttgatGGAgaagctgctgctgcagctgctgctgaagTTGCTGCTGCAGTGCGGCTGTGGAGAGGAAGGAGACGTCCTGGCCTGTCATGCCGCTGGCCTGGAGGATCGCTGGGAACAAAAATGACCCCAGTGAGGCCTGCTGCGACAGCTGCGCTCTGGCGGCGGCGGAGAGAAGACTGCTGGCAGGGAGCTCTGGGGGAGCGCCAGCGCTCCCCACCATCCCCAGGCCGCCTGTTGCTGCCGCACTCCCAGCAGGGGCAGAGTACTGAGCCAAAGTCTGCTGCAGCGCTAAGAGGTTCATGCCACTgttgccacccccacccaccaggaTATGAGACAGATCTGGGAGGGGCATGGGCGCTGCTGTCCCCCCCACGACAGGCCCCGACACACACGATGGGTCACCCACCGGTGTCACTGACTGCACAAAGTGATGCTGCTGCACAGTGCCTGGGGAAACACACTCCGGCAGACAGGAGGGGATGGGGTTTGGATCCACAACAGCGGCAGAGACAGCTTTCGTCCGTGTCTTTGATTTAGGCGACACCTTCTTCTTAGTTTGGGGTGAGGGCTGAGGAGTtgaaccacccccaaccccacatctACAATCGACACAGCCCCCGGCACAGGTCGACACTTTGATGGACAGTGGATTGCACTCCCGCTTCCCTCCGACCACCAccagtttgttattgttgttgaggtTCGCGCCGGATGGGTCCACACACCCGCACAAACCCTTACAGGATGCAGACTCCGGGAACTGAAGGCCCGAGGACAGCTTGTCTTGCTCCGGCTGAAGAGAGCAAGCATCCATTCTCGGTTCCTGCTTACACTCAATCTCAGACACTTTCCCGCtgttgagaggaagagaggagggggaggagtcacAACAGTGCTGCTCCACTTTGATGACCGGTATCACAGGGGAGTTCTGCGAAGACGCTTTGGGGAAAATGCCTCCACCACCGCCCATGTTGTTGGGcaaggtggtggttggggagttCAGGTCAAGGTTACAGCTGGCCAGAGAGTTGTTGATGATGGCTGTCTGCTGGGCGACGAACACGGCCGGGTTTTCTAAAAACGACACGGAGCAAGGGAGGGAACTGACAGCGGGAACTGGGAACACAGCAgaagtggtggcggtgttggcATTGTTGGCGGCAgttggtgaggggagggagaggggaagtggggtgagggtggacggTATCACACATTTGGAGGAAACAATAGGGTTGACGGGCAacaccacgccccctcctccacctgccCTCAATTTGACAGTGGCGCCCTCACAGGGGGAAGTGCGGTCGACAATACTGTTCAGCTTCTGCTTGTCCTTCTTGCTACGAGGCCGCTTGCTCTTGGGTTTGCCTGTCTCTAGCCACATGGGCTCCACCTGGGGAAACATACCCCCTGGGTACATGCCCCCACTGCCACCCTGAAGATCGGGAGGAAacccaggagggggaggaggggcgccAGGGCcgtgtaggggaggaggggggtgctggggagggggcCACTGCTGGGAGTTCATGCGCATGCCGTGGAAcatggggtgcgggggagggggatggggcggctgcaggtggtgaggggggagggaggggtggctggAAGGGGAGTGCCCCTGGGGGGGCTGGCCCATGCCCATGGGGTAGACCATGGCACCCGGGTACCCATGCTGCTGCGACACATAACCCTGTGCTGCTGCCTGGgggtgctggggtggggggtgggggtggaacccCATGGGAAACTGCGCCGCGGACTGCACGCCCAGGTGGTTGAGCGGTCGAGGGCCCCGGAACAGGTGCGACGATGGCGGACCCCCAACATAGGACATGCCAGCACCCTGGGGGTGAGGCAGGGGAGGCAATTGCTGCTGTccagactgctgctgctgctgcataaaGTATGACTGTTTCAACTCTTCAGTGGACATCACCCCACAGTGTACGCCCCCTCCCGGGGCGAAATGTCTTGAGTCAAGGTGCCCTACGTTCATTTCTCCCATCCGAACCAAACCGGGACCAAAACTGTGGTTCCTACCAAACTCCATCTTGTTGCCACCACTGCCGGCGGCCACGAAGGGAGGAGGGGGCCCGGCATTCTCTGGAACGTCTGTGGAGCCCACGGAACCTCCCGGCGTGCTGCGCATGCTCCCTGCCGGAGAGTGGGTcatcggggagggtggggggtatgatGGAGCACCCCCGCCACTATCCACAGCACAGgatatggggttgggggtgaggggtttgaCCCCCATCTTCCCTGGTTCCTGTTTCACAGTGGGCACGGAGTCTGTTGGAGGAGAGTGTTGAGGCACGCTGCTGCCCGATGAgttgttggcattgttgttgttgttggcgagtGCAGAGGCAGCTGCGTGCTTGTTGACGGCGTTTGTGATGGAGGTTTTCAGCTTGGAGTCCACCACCAGGGGAGAGACCAACAGACTGTCGTTGTGTCGACCTTTCTCCCGCTTGCGACACTTCGCAGGGGGACCATCTGAAAGAACAGTACAGCAAAGGTTACCGACAGACTGTCACTGTGTTCACCTTTCTCCAGCTGACAACACTTTCTAGGGGCGCCTTATGCACTGCATTGCCCTGTAGGCCAAAAATTACAGTAATCTAACACACAATGTTTTCAAACGAAGAAAAATACATTTAATAAGTTCAATCATGATGAGCATCAGTCAAAATAAAAATCCAattggaaacaaagaaaagaaattttcAAAAAATGTCCCTCGCAAAAACAGTTTCAGAGTAAGAAAAATATATTTATGAACAAACTTACAGTCATTAAAAGCAATCAGTTAAACTTAAACTATAAAATCCAATCAgaaataacaatactgataattaAGCTATTTATAATTGTGCAGACATATCATAGCAATTTTatacaaacaaatcaaaataaaaaaagtgATATGACAATAAAATGAAAGACTGCTGAGTGTACAAAAATTACAAATGGAGAACGTTTATAAACCACCTGGGCAGAACCTGCAAAAAACATATAAGTCCAAGTGCATCACCCGATTGGGCACACTCCACCCAGCGGGTTTGAACAGGAGATAATGACCAGCATCACcagccctcacccctcccctttctaacCACTAAAtgcccttcctttcttttcttttctttcttccctctccccatttatctatccatttttaAATATAC
Protein-coding regions in this window:
- the LOC143276684 gene encoding uncharacterized protein LOC143276684; protein product: MNYDGSQQYGLNLGLAAATPTGPQQQASAQNVGANLYPYAFSAAPGDLQHPQLSAKFASVPIQASPLPTMATMAGKNIIYTPQPHLLQHQHQLQQHHQQQMQQQQLQQQQLQLQQQQQQHLLQQQPGATFSMIQGPALVGRAGVFPAAGLSVAQDQLCSPQTVVDVYGNLSPSMVTQKVATGGYKNVTNWMSLPPNLNTSINNNNNSNNNNNINPTCGTSTNQQQQPQQQQPTLPSIGQLLSHFQQQKQQTATTTFIQPVSQPTTVMRQQQQQQNQSMPSIQGVHVLQGTPAASLQVSPGGVHLSPGSVQLSPGGQALQNTLSPSAVAPGVNLSSVRQVHVSGAVGGMLGTGIRSQVVMAPRGQLIMTQTIPTGTAVSFGGELKSVGKVSMGTVVGVNIVNNSAPSQNCESTSVVIKNLNSSPSSVTTAVSLVTSSGMTSATTVSASTEATTESVNGGKAIPETVATTSGSQHPVTSTTVTVTTSACSLTTTTATTVHTTIPLTTSMSVLPPISVSSCGHTPTHLSPGSGSQTSDGDGKEESGRGSMSPSTPSTAASTSTHESMSGDCATKVESMTVKVPYCWRRVVENGTVFYFSPSNICLASCEEIRVYLTQNNTCKCGLECPLIVEQTFNFDPAVEGRMWSLGDVTCSGDLTKLCNHKRKVLTLAQFQSSATAAGQDSLSHTRADGPPAKCRKREKGRHNDSLLVSPLVVDSKLKTSITNAVNKHAAASALANNNNNANNSSGSSVPQHSPPTDSVPTVKQEPGKMGVKPLTPNPISCAVDSGGGAPSYPPPSPMTHSPAGSMRSTPGGSVGSTDVPENAGPPPPFVAAGSGGNKMEFGRNHSFGPGLVRMGEMNVGHLDSRHFAPGGGVHCGVMSTEELKQSYFMQQQQQSGQQQLPPLPHPQGAGMSYVGGPPSSHLFRGPRPLNHLGVQSAAQFPMGFHPHPPPQHPQAAAQGYVSQQHGYPGAMVYPMGMGQPPQGHSPSSHPSLPPHHLQPPHPPPPHPMFHGMRMNSQQWPPPQHPPPPLHGPGAPPPPPGFPPDLQGGSGGMYPGGMFPQVEPMWLETGKPKSKRPRSKKDKQKLNSIVDRTSPCEGATVKLRAGGGGGVVLPVNPIVSSKCVIPSTLTPLPLSLPSPTAANNANTATTSAVFPVPAVSSLPCSVSFLENPAVFVAQQTAIINNSLASCNLDLNSPTTTLPNNMGGGGGIFPKASSQNSPVIPVIKVEQHCCDSSPSSLPLNSGKVSEIECKQEPRMDACSLQPEQDKLSSGLQFPESASCKGLCGCVDPSGANLNNNNKLVVVGGKRECNPLSIKVSTCAGGCVDCRCGVGGGSTPQPSPQTKKKVSPKSKTRTKAVSAAVVDPNPIPSCLPECVSPGTVQQHHFVQSVTPVGDPSCVSGPVVGGTAAPMPLPDLSHILVGGGGNSGMNLLALQQTLAQYSAPAGSAAATGGLGMVGSAGAPPELPASSLLSAAARAQLSQQASLGSFLFPAILQASGMTGQDVSFLSTAALQQQLQQQLQQQLLHQQQLQQQQQQQQQQQQQVESSSTADSSAKTAAAMIAAAGFMGVNSAGVSNINQAGTLPIQIGSGGNVMTTGMLPANQIQNGAVLAPGVTGMPAAVQGFPLNVLLPVNQQLVGLGAEPVQGISVDLSGNLVANVSLGMNVSKSLNLSPKFLTSMGDSVAGLSPGGAAMGTTPGSFSPSMPLKAGGGGSTIHHLPQHNLSNTATHHAINVAQNLGQNIAPGFPGNLGPVQNLTAATAPPTALGAVQGQGLVQNLVQNMTPGLAQTGLTQTMNQALAQTMNQGLTQTAVNQGLTQTMNQALAQQTVNPNQGQQLGQCTAGNEGGGAGGNGGGGGEAIMLNNLLPSILGLNTAMPPLSLPMVTSVTSSLTQVIPAAAAPATTPTLVAQQQQATAQFLNALALPAVAAAALTNPLLIANPLVQPPPPSHLSTTTKTADFPSGEKVMDDSCETETDAGATEEEKHIEDEPLSNRDCGGEGGDEQEFNLDKDSGGGGGDNATTAQTIPIASDGHTQQQQQQQQVLVLPGAGMPLMQLVNPPNALNPVDKLCNTTQVFVPTVAQSTGTVPDLSQLGPVALTPLGIQQMWNSLNSLQLQQLQTLQLQQLVFQQLQGCIPHQVTAVDPTLAQTFPTQFFTPLQPPPVTSQPHPQEAEPEAASQPAADNMEASHTDLDPNLGPCKDNSSESGKLCLELTTAEEQPTLPESQALPGAESNISADQTLADATSQKSSACTQSEEQQLSSASAVLQHAKSTKPLVSEKETPVSSSGAKGKGNGSSDSLKTRLSAKRAASSSLESLRSAVNGDCSSAELPVSGTGRSQRALRRGLESRCSSATPGRAVSNGPRAVTISGVVIPSPAQNVIGQGSVKT